A window of the Cynocephalus volans isolate mCynVol1 chromosome 10, mCynVol1.pri, whole genome shotgun sequence genome harbors these coding sequences:
- the APRT gene encoding adenine phosphoribosyltransferase, translating to MAESELQLVARRIRSFPDFPIPGVLFRDISPLLKDPDSFRASIRLLARHLQQAHGDGIDYIAGLDSRGFLFGPSLAQELGLGCVLIRKRGKLPGPTVSASYALEYGKAELEIQRDALEPGQKVVIVDDLLATGGTMRAACELLGQLQAEVLECVSLVELTSLKGREKLAPVPFFSLLQYE from the exons ATGGCGGAGAGTGAGCTGCAGCTGGTGGCACGACGGATCCGCAGCTTTCCGGACTTCCCCATCCCGGGCGTGCTGTTCAG GGACATCTCGCCCCTCCTGAAGGACCCTGACTCCTTCCGCGCCTCCATCCGCCTGCTGGCGCGCCACCTACAGCAGGCCCACGGGGACGGCATCGACTACATCGCAG GCCTAGACTCCCGAGGCTTCCTGTTTGGCCCCTCCCTGGCCCaggagctgggcctgggctgCGTGCTCATCCGAAAACGTGGAAAGCTTCCAGGCCCCACCGTGTCTGCCTCCTATGCACTCGAATACGGGAAA GCTGAGCTGGAGATCCAGAGAGACGCCCTGGAGCCAGGGCAGAAGGTGGTCATCGTGGACGATCTGCTGGCCACTGGTG GAACTATGCGCGCAGCCTGTGAGCTGCTGGGCCAGCTGCAGGCTGAGGTTCTGGAATGCGTGAGCCTGGTGGAGCTGACCTCACTGAAGGGCAGAGAGAAGCTGGCCCCCGTgcccttcttctctctcttgcagTACGAGTGA